The Streptomyces sp. SS1-1 genome has a segment encoding these proteins:
- a CDS encoding putative bifunctional diguanylate cyclase/phosphodiesterase has translation MEPTESAAPHSRLRRTAGAWRGWATRTADRPGAGSGRETPDGGAALRDGEHAAGLSDPDQERHLYWPALPASVVAAAALVLGAGFYRAFTGGHALFPSGTVGWSLAVLTGIIVGHLVALGRARWWGGTGSGAALTLAVLLLYGWVPAGMVSLTVVVLVGVARRGHWRLGVLHGAVDILGIASGALVLAAFGRVPSVERPWSPDTWTLYTAPGVVLVAVAYLLVTRVLHWYLHAPRGGLPTVARTALVRQGLVAVALLCIAPLVCVVAVAKPLLLPLFSIPLIALDSTLWIARARAEEQLRDPLTGLPNRQWLQERIWTALDDAERVGARSALMLIDLDRFRSVNDTLGHLAGDRLLLQIADRLRLALPRGAEAARLGGDEFAVLLPVADSTTSATRVARGLVAALSSPLDLDGLTLVLEASAGVAVFPDHALDAEGMLRRADVAMYQAKRDRTGVEVYESKRDSNTPDRLGLLGDLRRALDAHEVELHYQPKVRFDGQVAGLEALVRWVHPERGRVPPDEFIAIAESSGLMPHLTEYVLETALGQVARWRSQGLFVPVAVNVSPRDVHTPGFAGSVAARLARHGVPAGALQLEITEHVLLEDPTRAADTLAALTGHGVKMSLDDFGTGYSSLVHLRRLPVSELKIDRSFVARLAVDTEDAEIVRCTIDLAHSLGLLVVAEGVEDDETWERLRDLRCDAVQGWLVAAAMPPEETTAWLRARGSRGWQRPKAALPAAE, from the coding sequence ATGGAACCGACCGAGAGTGCCGCCCCGCACTCACGGCTGCGCCGGACGGCCGGCGCATGGCGCGGGTGGGCGACACGGACCGCGGATCGCCCCGGTGCGGGCAGCGGGCGGGAGACCCCGGACGGCGGTGCCGCCCTGCGGGACGGCGAGCACGCGGCGGGGCTGTCGGACCCCGACCAGGAACGGCACCTGTACTGGCCCGCGTTGCCCGCCTCGGTGGTCGCGGCCGCCGCCCTCGTCCTCGGCGCGGGCTTCTACCGGGCGTTCACCGGCGGCCACGCCCTCTTCCCGTCCGGCACCGTCGGCTGGTCCCTGGCCGTGCTGACCGGCATCATCGTCGGCCACCTGGTGGCCCTGGGCCGCGCCCGCTGGTGGGGCGGCACGGGCTCCGGCGCCGCCCTCACCCTCGCCGTGCTGCTGCTGTACGGCTGGGTGCCGGCCGGCATGGTCAGCCTCACCGTCGTCGTCCTGGTCGGTGTCGCCCGCCGGGGCCACTGGCGCCTGGGCGTGCTGCACGGCGCGGTGGACATCCTCGGCATCGCCTCCGGCGCCCTGGTGCTGGCCGCGTTCGGCCGGGTCCCGAGCGTCGAGAGACCCTGGAGCCCCGACACCTGGACGCTCTACACCGCGCCCGGCGTCGTGCTGGTCGCCGTGGCGTATCTCCTCGTCACCCGCGTCCTGCACTGGTACCTGCACGCCCCGCGCGGCGGTCTGCCCACCGTCGCCCGCACCGCCCTGGTCAGACAGGGGCTGGTCGCCGTCGCCCTGCTGTGCATCGCCCCGCTGGTGTGCGTGGTGGCCGTCGCCAAGCCGTTGCTGCTGCCGCTGTTCTCCATCCCGCTGATAGCCCTCGACTCCACGCTGTGGATAGCGAGGGCCCGGGCGGAGGAGCAGTTGCGCGATCCGCTGACCGGGCTGCCGAACCGGCAGTGGCTGCAGGAGCGCATCTGGACGGCGCTGGACGACGCCGAACGCGTGGGCGCCCGCTCCGCGCTGATGCTGATCGACCTGGACCGCTTCCGGTCGGTGAACGACACCCTGGGGCATCTCGCCGGTGACCGGCTGCTGTTGCAGATCGCCGACCGGCTGCGGCTCGCCCTGCCGCGCGGAGCGGAGGCCGCGCGGCTCGGGGGAGACGAGTTCGCCGTCCTGCTGCCGGTCGCGGACTCCACCACGTCCGCGACCCGGGTCGCCCGCGGCCTGGTCGCGGCGCTCAGCTCACCGCTCGACCTGGACGGCCTCACCCTGGTGCTGGAGGCCAGCGCGGGCGTCGCCGTCTTCCCGGACCACGCGCTCGACGCCGAAGGGATGCTGCGGCGCGCGGACGTGGCGATGTACCAGGCGAAGCGGGACCGCACGGGCGTCGAGGTCTACGAGTCCAAACGGGACTCCAACACCCCGGACCGGCTCGGGCTCCTCGGCGATCTGCGCCGCGCCCTCGACGCCCACGAGGTCGAGCTGCACTACCAGCCCAAGGTCCGCTTCGACGGACAGGTAGCCGGCCTGGAGGCGCTGGTCCGCTGGGTGCACCCCGAGCGCGGGAGGGTGCCGCCCGACGAGTTCATCGCCATCGCCGAGTCCTCCGGGCTGATGCCGCACCTCACCGAGTACGTCCTGGAGACCGCGCTCGGCCAGGTGGCGCGCTGGCGTTCCCAGGGCCTGTTCGTGCCGGTCGCCGTCAACGTCTCCCCGCGCGACGTGCACACCCCCGGGTTCGCCGGGTCCGTCGCCGCGCGCCTCGCCCGGCACGGGGTGCCCGCGGGGGCGCTCCAGCTGGAGATCACCGAGCACGTCCTGCTGGAGGACCCGACCCGCGCTGCCGACACCCTCGCCGCCCTCACCGGGCACGGCGTGAAGATGTCCCTCGACGACTTCGGCACCGGCTACTCCTCGCTCGTGCATCTGCGGCGGCTCCCGGTGAGCGAGCTGAAGATCGACCGCTCGTTCGTGGCCCGGCTCGCGGTGGACACCGAGGACGCGGAGATCGTGCGCTGCACGATCGACCTGGCGCACTCCCTCGGCCTGCTGGTCGTCGCCGAGGGCGTCGAGGACGACGAGACCTGGGAGCGGCTGCGCGATCTGCGCTGCGACGCCGTCCAGGGCTGGCTGGTGGCCGCCGCCATGCCGCCCGAGGAGACGACCGCCTGGCTGCGGGCACGCGGCTCACGCGGCTGGCAGCGCCCGAAGGCGGCACTCCCGGCCGCCGAGTGA
- the gatC gene encoding Asp-tRNA(Asn)/Glu-tRNA(Gln) amidotransferase subunit GatC has protein sequence MPGITREEVAHLARLARLELKPEELDHFAGQLDDIIGAVARVSEVADQDVPPTSHPLPLTNVMREDEVRPSLTPEQALSGAPAQEQQRFKVPQILGED, from the coding sequence ATGCCTGGCATCACGCGCGAGGAGGTCGCCCACCTCGCCCGGCTGGCGCGTCTGGAGCTGAAGCCCGAAGAGCTCGACCACTTCGCGGGACAGCTGGACGACATCATCGGCGCGGTCGCCCGCGTCAGTGAGGTCGCCGACCAAGACGTACCGCCGACCTCGCACCCGCTCCCGCTGACGAACGTCATGCGCGAGGACGAGGTCCGTCCCTCGCTCACCCCCGAGCAGGCGCTCTCCGGCGCCCCGGCCCAGGAGCAGCAGCGTTTCAAGGTGCCGCAGATCCTGGGGGAGGACTAG
- the gatA gene encoding Asp-tRNA(Asn)/Glu-tRNA(Gln) amidotransferase subunit GatA, whose product MTDIIKLTAAETAAKIASGELTAVEVTEAHLARIEAVDEKVHAFLHVDREGALAQARAVDEKRERGEKLGPLAGVPLALKDIFTTEGIPTTVGSKMLEGWIPPYDATLTKRLKAADVVILGKTNMDEFAMGSSTENSAYGPTGNPWDLTRIPGGSGGGSSAALASFQAPLAIGTDTGGSIRQPAAVTGTVGVKPTYGAVSRYGMVAFSSSLDQGGPCARTVLDAALLHEVIAGHDPMDSTSIDAPVPPVVEAARNGSVQGMRVGVVKQFRGEGYQAGVIQRFDESVALLKELGAEIVELDCPSFDLALSAYYLIAPSECSSNLARFDGLRYGLRVGDDGTHSAEEVTSLTREAGFGPEVKRRVMLGTYALSSGYYDAYYGSAQKVRTLITRDFEKAFEQVDVIVSPTTPTTAFPIGERADDPMAMYLADLCTIPTNLAGNAAMSLPCGLAPEDNLPVGLQIIAPALKDDRLYKVGAAVEAAFVEKWGHPLIEEAPSL is encoded by the coding sequence ATGACGGACATCATCAAGCTCACCGCCGCCGAGACCGCCGCGAAGATCGCCTCCGGCGAGCTCACGGCCGTCGAGGTCACCGAGGCCCACCTGGCCCGGATCGAGGCCGTCGACGAGAAGGTCCACGCCTTCCTCCACGTCGACCGCGAGGGCGCCCTCGCGCAGGCCCGCGCCGTCGACGAGAAGCGGGAGCGCGGCGAGAAGCTGGGCCCGCTGGCCGGCGTCCCCCTCGCGCTGAAGGACATCTTCACCACCGAGGGCATCCCGACGACCGTCGGCTCGAAGATGCTCGAGGGCTGGATCCCGCCGTACGACGCGACGCTCACCAAGCGGCTGAAGGCCGCCGACGTCGTCATCCTCGGCAAGACCAACATGGACGAGTTCGCCATGGGGTCCTCCACCGAGAACAGCGCCTACGGCCCGACCGGCAACCCCTGGGACCTCACCAGGATCCCCGGCGGCTCCGGCGGCGGTTCCTCCGCCGCGCTCGCCTCCTTCCAGGCGCCCCTCGCCATCGGCACCGACACCGGCGGCTCCATCCGCCAGCCGGCCGCCGTCACCGGCACGGTCGGCGTCAAGCCGACGTACGGCGCGGTCTCCCGCTACGGCATGGTCGCCTTCTCCAGCTCGCTGGACCAGGGCGGCCCCTGCGCCCGTACCGTCCTCGACGCGGCCCTGCTGCACGAGGTCATCGCCGGGCACGACCCGATGGACTCCACCTCCATCGACGCCCCGGTCCCGCCGGTCGTCGAGGCCGCCCGCAACGGCAGCGTCCAGGGGATGCGCGTCGGCGTGGTCAAGCAGTTCCGCGGCGAGGGCTACCAGGCCGGCGTCATCCAGCGCTTCGACGAGTCCGTCGCCCTGCTGAAGGAACTCGGCGCCGAGATCGTCGAGCTGGACTGCCCGTCCTTCGACCTCGCGCTCTCCGCCTACTACCTGATCGCCCCGTCCGAGTGCTCCTCCAACCTCGCCCGCTTCGACGGCCTGCGCTACGGCCTGCGCGTCGGCGACGACGGCACGCACTCCGCCGAGGAGGTCACCTCGCTGACCCGCGAGGCGGGCTTCGGCCCCGAGGTGAAGCGCCGCGTCATGCTCGGCACGTACGCCCTGTCGAGCGGCTACTACGACGCGTACTACGGCAGCGCCCAGAAGGTCCGCACGCTCATCACGCGCGACTTCGAGAAGGCCTTCGAGCAGGTCGACGTGATCGTCTCCCCGACGACGCCGACCACCGCCTTCCCGATCGGCGAGCGCGCCGACGACCCGATGGCGATGTACCTCGCCGACCTGTGCACCATCCCGACGAACCTCGCGGGCAACGCGGCGATGTCGCTGCCCTGCGGTCTGGCCCCGGAGGACAACCTCCCGGTCGGCCTGCAGATCATCGCCCCGGCACTCAAGGACGACCGGCTCTACAAGGTCGGCGCGGCCGTCGAGGCGGCCTTCGTGGAAAAGTGGGGTCACCCGCTGATCGAGGAGGCTCCGTCGCTGTGA
- the gatB gene encoding Asp-tRNA(Asn)/Glu-tRNA(Gln) amidotransferase subunit GatB, translating into MTTTTDLVSYEDALASYDPVMGLEVHVELGTKTKMFCGCSTALGQDANTQTCPVCLGLPGALPVVNATGVESAIKIGLALNCEIAEWCRFARKNYFYPDMPKNFQTSQYDEPIAFNGYLDVQLEDGETFRVEIERAHMEEDTGKSTHVGGATGRIHGASHSLLDYNRAGIPLIEIVTKPIEGAGERAPEVAKAYVRELREVIKALGVSEARMEMGQMRCDVNLSLRPHGTEKFGTRSETKNVNSLRSVERAARFEIQRHAAVLSSGGTIVQETRHFHEDTGSTTSGRVKEEAEDYRYFPEPDLVPVAPSRAWVEEIRAALPELPLARRTRLLAEWGISATDMQAILNAGALDLIVATIDAGADAASARKWWMGELARSANESGKALDELPITPEQVARVTELVAKGDLNDKLARQVIEGVLAGEGTPDEVVDKRGLKVVSDEGALGTAVDEAIAGNPGIADKIRSGKVAAAGALVGAVMKATRGQADAARVKELILEKLGVTEG; encoded by the coding sequence GTGACCACCACGACCGACCTGGTGTCGTACGAGGACGCACTCGCGTCGTACGACCCCGTCATGGGCCTCGAGGTCCATGTCGAACTCGGCACCAAGACCAAGATGTTCTGCGGTTGCTCGACCGCGCTCGGCCAGGACGCCAACACGCAGACCTGCCCGGTCTGCCTCGGCCTGCCGGGCGCGCTCCCGGTCGTCAACGCGACCGGTGTCGAGTCCGCCATCAAGATCGGCCTCGCGCTGAACTGCGAGATCGCCGAATGGTGCCGCTTCGCCCGGAAGAACTACTTCTATCCGGACATGCCGAAGAACTTCCAGACCTCCCAGTACGACGAGCCGATCGCCTTCAACGGCTACCTCGACGTGCAGCTGGAGGACGGGGAGACCTTCCGCGTCGAGATCGAGCGCGCCCACATGGAGGAGGACACCGGCAAGTCGACGCACGTCGGCGGCGCCACCGGCCGTATCCACGGCGCGTCCCACTCCCTGCTGGACTACAACCGCGCCGGCATCCCGCTCATCGAGATCGTCACCAAGCCGATCGAGGGCGCCGGCGAGCGCGCCCCCGAGGTCGCCAAGGCGTACGTGCGTGAGCTGCGCGAGGTCATCAAGGCGCTCGGCGTCTCCGAGGCCCGTATGGAGATGGGCCAGATGCGCTGCGACGTGAACCTGTCGCTGCGCCCGCACGGCACCGAGAAGTTCGGCACCCGCTCGGAGACGAAGAACGTCAACTCGCTGCGGTCCGTGGAGCGCGCGGCCCGCTTCGAGATCCAGCGGCACGCGGCCGTGCTGTCGTCCGGCGGCACGATCGTGCAGGAGACCCGGCACTTCCACGAGGACACGGGGTCCACGACCTCGGGCCGCGTGAAGGAGGAGGCCGAGGACTACCGGTACTTCCCCGAGCCGGACCTGGTCCCCGTCGCCCCCTCGCGCGCGTGGGTCGAGGAGATCCGGGCTGCCCTGCCCGAGCTCCCGCTGGCCCGCCGCACCCGGCTGCTGGCCGAGTGGGGCATCTCCGCCACCGACATGCAGGCGATCCTCAACGCCGGCGCGCTGGACCTGATCGTCGCCACGATCGACGCCGGCGCCGACGCGGCCTCCGCCCGCAAGTGGTGGATGGGCGAGCTGGCCCGCAGCGCCAACGAGTCGGGCAAGGCGCTCGACGAGCTCCCCATCACCCCGGAGCAGGTCGCCCGGGTCACCGAGCTCGTCGCCAAGGGCGACCTGAACGACAAGCTGGCGCGTCAGGTCATCGAGGGCGTGCTCGCGGGCGAGGGCACCCCGGACGAGGTCGTCGACAAGCGCGGCCTGAAGGTCGTCTCCGACGAGGGCGCCCTCGGCACCGCCGTCGACGAGGCCATCGCCGGCAACCCGGGCATCGCCGACAAGATCCGCTCCGGCAAGGTCGCCGCGGCCGGCGCCCTGGTCGGCGCGGTCATGAAGGCCACCCGTGGTCAGGCCGACGCGGCCCGCGTCAAGGAGCTGATCCTGGAGAAGCTGGGCGTCACCGAGGGCTGA
- a CDS encoding SAM-dependent methyltransferase: MPDHTPHTPSEPLAARLTHPRYPRSGRYDPRWVVDNQMGPNALWLLEWLAPALGLDALRPGARVLDLGCGRAMTSVFLAREYDAQVTAADLWIEPDDNARRVAEAGFADRVLPVKAEAHDLPFAEGCFDTIVSVDAYQYFGTDDLYLPTLTRLLRPGGRIGVVVPALREELDGVEPPEHLRPYWEPAYWCFHSAGWWRRHWTRSGAVEVEAADWLDDGWRDWLLWCEVVAEESPEEFHRTMARQVAEMVRRDEGRTLGFVRVVGRRR, encoded by the coding sequence ATGCCGGACCACACCCCGCACACTCCGAGTGAGCCCCTCGCCGCACGGCTGACCCATCCCCGCTATCCGCGCTCCGGCCGCTACGACCCCCGCTGGGTCGTCGACAACCAGATGGGGCCGAACGCGCTCTGGCTGCTGGAGTGGCTGGCCCCCGCCCTCGGCCTGGACGCGCTGCGCCCCGGCGCCCGCGTCCTGGACCTGGGCTGCGGCCGGGCCATGACCTCCGTCTTCCTGGCCAGGGAGTACGACGCCCAGGTCACCGCCGCCGACCTGTGGATCGAGCCCGACGACAACGCGCGCCGGGTCGCCGAGGCCGGTTTCGCCGACCGGGTGCTGCCCGTGAAGGCGGAGGCGCACGACCTGCCGTTCGCGGAGGGCTGCTTCGACACGATCGTGAGCGTCGACGCCTACCAGTACTTCGGCACCGACGACCTCTACCTGCCCACCCTGACCCGGCTGCTGCGCCCCGGCGGCCGGATCGGTGTCGTCGTCCCCGCGCTGCGCGAGGAGCTGGACGGCGTGGAGCCGCCGGAGCATCTGCGGCCGTACTGGGAGCCCGCGTACTGGTGCTTCCACAGCGCCGGCTGGTGGCGGCGCCACTGGACCCGCAGCGGGGCCGTGGAGGTCGAGGCCGCCGACTGGCTGGACGACGGCTGGCGGGACTGGCTGCTGTGGTGCGAGGTGGTCGCCGAGGAGAGCCCCGAGGAGTTCCACCGCACGATGGCCCGCCAGGTCGCCGAGATGGTCCGCCGCGACGAGGGGCGCACGCTCGGCTTCGTCCGCGTGGTGGGGCGCCGCCGCTGA
- a CDS encoding MMPL family transporter → MAALARWCVQRRLVAVLLWLLAFGGVTAAAAVTGSAYSNDYEVPGTESGRATQLLREGFPGLGGDTDSVVWHTTSGTVRAGAVQQTMTRTLDEIAHLPGVASVDGPYGKQGAARISEDGHTAYATVTFRDGAEHLDKGEARAVVDTAKAAETDGLQVELGGSAVALTESPGGHTAEIVGVAVAAVVLFLAFGSLAASLLPIATALVSVGTAYAGIALLGHAMTVADFAPMLGMLVGLGVGIDYALFIVTRHRRGLKRGLPVAESITNAVATTGRAVVFAGATVCIALLGMLILRLSFLNGVAIAASLTVVLTVAASVTLLPALLSLIGMRALSRRERRRLAEHGPQPELPTGLAARWSAFVERHPKALGAIALAVITVLALPTLGLRLGTSDQGNNPAGSTTRQAYDLLADGFGPGVNGPLTLVTQVGGAEDKLALDNLDATLRTTEGVASVTPVTYDAHSDTAYLTVVPDSSPQSHRTSDLVDRLRDDVLPRAETGTSLDVHVGGMTAGYDDFADVIVGKLPLFVGAVIGLGCLLLLFAFRSLGIPLKAAVMNVAAVAAAFGVVVAVFQWGWGSELLGLGRAGPIEPFLPVIMVSVLFGLSMDYQVFLVSRMYEEWLETGDNRRAVRIGLAETSRVINSAAVIMISVFLAFVLSGDRVIAMFGIALAAAVALDAFVLRTLLVPALMHLLGGANWWLPRWLDQRMPRISIEPPECRAAHERLTDVVAELEKEQRDDVRDIPG, encoded by the coding sequence GTGGCAGCTCTTGCACGCTGGTGTGTCCAACGCCGCCTCGTCGCCGTACTGCTCTGGCTCCTCGCCTTCGGCGGGGTGACCGCGGCCGCCGCCGTCACGGGTTCCGCGTACTCCAACGACTACGAGGTCCCCGGCACCGAGTCCGGCCGCGCCACCCAGCTGCTGCGGGAGGGCTTCCCCGGCCTCGGCGGCGACACCGACAGCGTCGTCTGGCACACCACGTCGGGCACCGTCCGCGCCGGCGCCGTCCAGCAGACCATGACACGCACCCTGGACGAGATCGCGCACCTGCCCGGCGTCGCGTCCGTGGACGGCCCCTACGGCAAGCAGGGCGCCGCCCGGATCAGCGAGGACGGGCACACCGCCTACGCCACCGTCACCTTCCGCGACGGCGCCGAGCACCTCGACAAGGGCGAGGCCCGGGCCGTCGTCGACACCGCGAAGGCCGCCGAGACCGACGGGCTCCAGGTCGAGCTCGGCGGGTCCGCCGTCGCCCTCACCGAGTCACCGGGCGGGCACACCGCCGAGATCGTCGGCGTGGCCGTCGCCGCCGTCGTGCTCTTCCTCGCCTTCGGCTCGCTCGCCGCCTCGCTGCTGCCCATCGCCACCGCCCTGGTGAGCGTCGGCACCGCCTACGCGGGGATCGCGCTCCTCGGGCACGCCATGACGGTCGCCGACTTCGCCCCCATGCTCGGCATGCTCGTCGGGCTCGGCGTCGGCATCGACTACGCGCTGTTCATCGTCACCCGGCACCGCCGCGGCCTCAAACGCGGCCTGCCCGTGGCCGAGTCGATCACCAACGCCGTCGCCACCACCGGGCGCGCGGTGGTGTTCGCGGGCGCCACGGTGTGCATAGCCCTGCTCGGCATGCTGATCCTGCGGCTCAGCTTCCTCAACGGCGTGGCGATCGCCGCCTCCCTGACCGTGGTGCTCACCGTCGCGGCCTCCGTGACCCTGCTGCCCGCCCTGCTGTCCCTCATCGGCATGCGCGCCCTCAGCCGCCGCGAGCGGCGCCGGCTCGCCGAGCACGGCCCCCAGCCCGAACTGCCCACCGGCCTCGCCGCCCGCTGGTCCGCCTTCGTGGAACGCCACCCCAAGGCCCTCGGCGCGATCGCCCTCGCCGTCATCACCGTCCTCGCCCTGCCCACCCTGGGGCTGCGCCTCGGCACCTCCGACCAGGGCAACAACCCGGCCGGCTCCACCACCCGTCAGGCCTACGACCTCCTCGCCGACGGCTTCGGGCCCGGCGTCAACGGGCCGCTCACCCTCGTCACCCAGGTCGGCGGCGCCGAGGACAAGCTCGCCCTCGACAACCTCGACGCCACCCTGCGCACCACCGAGGGCGTCGCCTCCGTGACCCCGGTGACGTACGACGCGCACAGCGACACCGCCTACCTCACCGTGGTCCCCGACTCGTCCCCGCAGTCCCACCGGACCAGCGACCTCGTGGACCGGCTGCGCGACGACGTCCTGCCGCGCGCCGAGACCGGCACCTCCCTCGACGTGCACGTCGGCGGCATGACGGCCGGCTACGACGACTTCGCCGACGTGATCGTCGGCAAGCTGCCCCTCTTCGTCGGCGCCGTCATCGGCCTCGGCTGTCTGCTGCTCCTGTTCGCCTTCCGGTCCCTCGGCATCCCGCTGAAGGCCGCCGTGATGAACGTGGCCGCCGTGGCCGCCGCGTTCGGCGTCGTCGTGGCCGTCTTCCAGTGGGGCTGGGGGAGCGAACTGCTCGGCCTGGGCCGGGCCGGGCCGATCGAGCCCTTCCTCCCCGTGATCATGGTGTCCGTGCTCTTCGGACTCTCCATGGACTACCAGGTCTTCCTGGTCAGCCGGATGTACGAGGAGTGGCTGGAGACCGGCGACAACCGGCGGGCCGTACGCATCGGCCTCGCCGAGACCAGCCGGGTGATCAACTCCGCCGCCGTCATCATGATCTCCGTGTTCCTCGCCTTCGTCCTCAGCGGCGACCGCGTGATCGCCATGTTCGGCATCGCCCTGGCGGCGGCCGTCGCCCTGGACGCGTTCGTGCTGCGCACCCTCCTCGTCCCCGCGCTCATGCACCTGCTCGGCGGCGCCAACTGGTGGCTGCCCCGCTGGCTCGACCAGCGCATGCCGCGCATCAGCATCGAGCCGCCCGAGTGCCGCGCCGCCCATGAGAGGCTCACCGACGTCGTGGCGGAACTCGAGAAGGAGCAGCGGGACGATGTACGCGATATCCCTGGGTGA
- a CDS encoding GNAT family N-acetyltransferase: MYAISLGDDGAELRPLEPWHADAFLAHLERGREFIGRFIPFGSAVTDPASARATLQRYADLRAADSASYHGIWLDGQLVGGVLTLHFDAAAGTCEVGCWLEPAATGRGLVTRAMRVLIDWAVEERGIHRVEWVAAAGNTASLDVARRLGMTRDGVRREAHLHDGVRHDLEIWSVLAPEWREARARTAHSDH; this comes from the coding sequence ATGTACGCGATATCCCTGGGTGACGACGGCGCCGAACTGAGGCCGCTGGAGCCGTGGCACGCCGACGCGTTCCTGGCCCATCTGGAGCGCGGCCGGGAGTTCATCGGACGGTTCATCCCGTTCGGCTCGGCCGTCACCGACCCGGCGTCCGCCCGCGCCACGCTCCAGCGGTACGCCGACCTGCGCGCCGCGGACAGTGCCTCGTACCACGGCATCTGGCTGGACGGGCAGCTCGTCGGCGGCGTCCTCACCCTGCACTTCGACGCGGCGGCAGGGACCTGCGAGGTCGGCTGCTGGCTGGAGCCCGCCGCGACCGGGCGCGGCCTCGTCACACGGGCCATGCGGGTCCTCATCGACTGGGCCGTCGAGGAGCGCGGCATCCACCGCGTCGAATGGGTCGCCGCCGCCGGCAACACCGCCAGCCTCGACGTCGCCCGCCGCCTCGGCATGACCCGGGACGGCGTGCGCCGCGAGGCCCACCTCCACGACGGGGTCCGGCACGACCTGGAGATCTGGTCGGTCCTCGCCCCGGAGTGGCGCGAAGCACGCGCGCGTACCGCGCACAGCGATCATTAA